A DNA window from Loxodonta africana isolate mLoxAfr1 chromosome 7, mLoxAfr1.hap2, whole genome shotgun sequence contains the following coding sequences:
- the LOC135232000 gene encoding olfactory receptor 52P1-like gives METPNHTGLDPSVFFLLGIPGLEQFHLWLSLPVCCLGTATIVGNITILVVVATEPALHKPVYLFLCMLSTIDLAASFSTVPKLLAILWCGAGHISASTCLAQMFFIHAFCMMESTVLLAMAFDRYVAICHPLRYVTILTDTIIARIGVVAMVRGSLLMLPCPFLIGRLSFCQSHVIPHTYCEHMAVVKLACGDTRPNRVYGLTAALLVIGVDLFCIGLSYAFIIQAVYHLPSAEARSKALGTCGSHVCVILISYTPALFSFFTHRFGHHVPLHIHILLANVYLLFPPALNPVVYGVKTKEIRESVVSVFQRGQGNLNDPEV, from the coding sequence ATGGAGACTCCTAATCACACTGGCCTGgatccttctgtcttctttctccTGGGCATTCCAGGTCTGGAACAGTTCCATCTGTGGCTCTCACTCCCTGTATGTTGCCTGGGCACAGCCACAATTGTGGGCAACATAaccattcttgttgttgttgccacTGAACCAGCCCTGCACAAGCCTGTGTATCTTTTCCTCTGTATGCTCTCGACCATTGACTTGGCTGCTTCCTTCTCCACTGTTCCCAAGCTACTTGCCATCCTCTGGTGTGGAGCAGGACATATCTCTGCCTCCACCTGCCTGGCACAAATGTTCTTCATTCACGCCTTCTGCATGATGGAGTCCACTGTGCTGCTGGCCATGGCctttgaccgctatgtggccatctgccaccCACTTCGCTATGTCACTATTCTCACTGACACCATTATTGCCCGCATAGGGGTGGTAGCAATGGTGCGGGGCTCCCTGCTCATGCTCCCATGTCCCTTCCTCATTGGGCGTTTGAGCTTCTGCCAAAGCCATGTCATCCCACACACATACTGTGAGCATATGGCTGTGGTGAAACTGGCCTGTGGAGACACCAGACCTAACCGAGTGTATGGGCTGACCGCAGCACTGTTGGTCATTGGGGTTGACTTGTTCTGCATTGGTCTCTCCTATGCCTTCATCATACAAGCTGTCTATCACCTCCCATCTGCTGAAGCTCGGTCCAAGGCCCTAGGGACCTGTGGTTCCCATGTATGTGTCATCCTCATCTCTTACACACCAGCCCTCTTCTCCTTTTTTACCCACCGCTTTGGCCATCATGTTCCACTTCATATTCACATTCTTTTGGCCAATGTCTATCTACTCTTCCCACCAGCCCTTAACCCTGTAGTATATGGAGTTAAGACCAAGGAAATTCGAGAAAGTGTTGTCAGTGTGTTTCAGAGGGGGCAGGGAAATCTGAATGATCCAGAAGTATAG